A single Natrinema pellirubrum DSM 15624 DNA region contains:
- a CDS encoding alkaline phosphatase family protein, giving the protein MYPALKFQNHIQFGENVFEREWDVLIVLDACRVDALQTVSEEYDFLDGVESMTSVGSTSKEWYLHTFADRDVSDVSLISGNGWISQMFEQEPDWKYWTITKGSWWHDQRFLDSLLERDLPRDSDFNTYLPVVGTTGGDIGTTPLPEEVTDAAIYTGRNRDSSRTIIHYMQPHEPYIHEREGASLPEIHKAPFDSLKEGEITVQEIYDAYLENLREVLDSVERLLENIDASRVAITADHGELFGEWGMYTHPAAFPHPNVRKVPWTTTEATDTGESEVEKPETKTSSTPEQRLKDLGYLS; this is encoded by the coding sequence ATGTACCCCGCCCTCAAATTCCAAAACCATATCCAATTTGGGGAAAATGTCTTCGAACGAGAATGGGATGTATTAATTGTACTGGATGCTTGTCGAGTTGATGCGCTACAGACCGTTTCTGAGGAATATGATTTTTTAGATGGAGTAGAATCAATGACCTCTGTTGGATCAACCTCGAAGGAGTGGTATCTACACACATTTGCTGATAGGGATGTGTCAGACGTGTCTCTAATAAGTGGAAATGGGTGGATAAGTCAGATGTTTGAGCAGGAGCCAGACTGGAAGTATTGGACGATTACAAAGGGCTCGTGGTGGCATGATCAGCGATTTCTAGATAGCTTGCTTGAACGGGACCTGCCACGCGACTCTGATTTTAACACCTATCTTCCCGTGGTTGGGACAACAGGGGGAGACATCGGTACGACACCGCTTCCCGAAGAAGTCACCGATGCCGCGATCTATACCGGCCGGAATCGCGACTCATCTCGAACGATTATCCACTATATGCAACCGCACGAACCATATATACACGAACGTGAGGGAGCATCTCTCCCAGAAATACATAAGGCACCATTCGACAGCCTCAAAGAGGGTGAGATAACCGTTCAAGAGATATACGATGCATACCTAGAGAACCTACGGGAGGTACTTGATTCTGTTGAGCGATTACTCGAAAACATAGATGCTTCACGGGTCGCGATCACGGCAGACCATGGTGAACTGTTCGGAGAGTGGGGTATGTACACTCATCCTGCGGCGTTTCCACATCCGAATGTGAGAAAAGTACCTTGGACAACTACAGAAGCTACGGATACTGGCGAATCGGAGGTTGAAAAACCGGAAACGAAAACAAGTTCGACACCGGAACAACGACTCAAAGATCTAGGATACCTATCATAG
- a CDS encoding FkbM family methyltransferase, producing the protein METRRGDDLVNERGLSPPNVCKIDIGGAEYLEPEGLRETLSDPACCRIFCEIHTEKIREIGGSAKEAETLLQELGFELEYLGDRRANYFVEASQPNTDEGQ; encoded by the coding sequence ATCGAGACGCGACGCGGCGACGACCTCGTCAACGAACGCGGTCTCTCGCCGCCGAACGTCTGCAAAATCGATATCGGGGGAGCCGAATATCTCGAACCCGAGGGGCTTCGCGAGACGCTCAGCGATCCGGCCTGTTGTCGTATCTTCTGTGAGATACACACGGAGAAGATACGAGAGATCGGGGGCAGTGCTAAGGAGGCGGAAACGCTCCTTCAGGAGTTGGGCTTTGAACTCGAGTACCTCGGCGACCGCCGCGCGAACTATTTCGTTGAGGCAAGCCAACCGAACACAGATGAGGGGCAATGA
- the aglG gene encoding glucosyl-dolichyl phosphate glucuronosyltransferase, with the protein MKVSVVICTYAMDRYDVFSECVDSVLAQTYDPLEIVLVVDGNEPVFDRVRDDYGDLEDVVLHCNDENHGISYSRTRGAEIATGDVVAFIDDDAVAEEDWVAELARVYAETDAIAVGGHVASDWVTEKPDFFPAEFYWLVGCDERGMGDHMEELRNTYGSNISYRRDVFLAVGGYDENTGRKGDRHIQAHEAPVCIRMANAYGKGVIYNTDAVVHHKLFDYRGDFQWLVFRAFWQGYSKRIMDLLLPEAKGDKNEYLQQLMLEFVPDRLSDLLRRPSSAKVKQLITIFVFTAAVGFGYLYGLAEVDRAELTAERDAPSGA; encoded by the coding sequence ATGAAGGTCTCCGTCGTCATCTGTACGTACGCGATGGACCGGTACGACGTCTTCTCGGAGTGCGTCGACAGCGTCCTCGCACAGACCTACGACCCCCTCGAGATCGTCCTCGTCGTCGACGGCAACGAGCCGGTCTTCGACCGCGTGAGAGATGACTACGGGGACCTCGAGGACGTCGTCCTCCACTGTAACGACGAGAATCACGGCATCTCCTACAGCCGGACCCGCGGAGCCGAGATCGCGACCGGCGACGTGGTCGCGTTCATCGATGACGACGCCGTCGCCGAAGAGGACTGGGTCGCGGAATTGGCTCGAGTCTACGCCGAGACCGACGCCATCGCGGTCGGCGGCCACGTCGCCTCCGACTGGGTGACCGAAAAACCCGACTTCTTCCCCGCGGAGTTCTACTGGCTTGTCGGCTGTGACGAGCGCGGAATGGGCGATCACATGGAGGAACTTCGCAACACCTACGGTTCGAACATCTCCTACCGGCGGGACGTCTTTCTCGCCGTCGGCGGCTACGACGAAAATACGGGCCGGAAAGGCGACCGCCACATCCAGGCCCACGAAGCGCCGGTCTGTATCCGGATGGCGAACGCGTACGGCAAGGGCGTGATCTACAACACCGACGCCGTCGTCCATCACAAACTGTTCGATTATCGGGGCGACTTCCAGTGGCTCGTGTTCCGAGCCTTCTGGCAGGGCTACTCGAAACGGATCATGGACCTGCTGTTACCCGAGGCGAAAGGCGACAAAAACGAGTACCTGCAACAGCTCATGCTCGAGTTCGTTCCGGATCGGCTATCCGACCTCTTGCGACGCCCGTCGAGTGCGAAGGTCAAACAGCTTATTACGATCTTCGTATTCACCGCTGCGGTCGGCTTCGGCTACCTGTATGGACTTGCGGAAGTGGATCGGGCGGAACTGACCGCCGAGCGTGACGCGCCGAGCGGCGCGTGA
- a CDS encoding glycosyltransferase, with product MIDFGPGGRGLAVAHWGEHANGGGDRLAWELARVFEDAPFYVGWRDESIEPTDIEAEQLIRGRLLNHALERGGLARQLAHLVGWQLAEPLREYDVLVTSGNEPLFYVAPTEQTWVAYIHHTNRRQSDQITEVESARFPRLRLLLHYAIRVLFDHNTHRPDRYVVNSELVKRRLERYWGVPSEKISVVYPPVDTHEYDPDDEETGEYYATLSRLDWHKDVDGIVRAFNDLESRLLVAGDGPERERLERLAGDNIEFLGYVDEAEKRRLLSGAKAFVFNGRDEDFGIAPVEALAAGTPLLGVEEGMTQFQVVDGRNGYCHTRAGEAGPSLAETIRRFETEGVEWSPAEIAAFADRFSVDAFHEGMREAVDTAVASAAITPDWYESYETGD from the coding sequence ATGATCGATTTCGGACCTGGCGGCCGAGGACTGGCGGTCGCACACTGGGGCGAACACGCCAACGGTGGCGGTGATCGCCTCGCCTGGGAACTCGCCCGCGTCTTCGAGGACGCACCCTTTTACGTCGGCTGGCGCGACGAGTCGATCGAGCCGACCGACATCGAGGCCGAACAGCTCATCCGGGGCCGATTACTGAACCATGCCCTCGAGCGGGGCGGGCTGGCGCGACAGCTCGCGCATCTCGTGGGATGGCAGCTCGCCGAGCCGCTCCGGGAGTACGACGTCCTCGTCACGAGCGGAAACGAGCCGCTGTTTTACGTCGCTCCGACCGAGCAGACCTGGGTCGCCTACATCCATCACACGAACCGCAGACAGTCCGACCAGATCACTGAGGTCGAATCCGCTCGGTTCCCCCGGCTCCGACTGCTCCTTCATTACGCGATCCGGGTCCTGTTCGACCACAACACCCACCGTCCCGATCGCTACGTCGTCAACTCCGAACTCGTCAAGCGCCGCCTCGAGCGCTACTGGGGTGTGCCGAGCGAGAAAATCAGCGTCGTCTATCCGCCCGTCGATACCCACGAGTACGATCCGGACGACGAGGAGACCGGCGAGTACTACGCGACTCTCTCTCGGTTGGACTGGCACAAGGACGTCGACGGGATCGTCAGAGCGTTCAACGACCTCGAGAGTCGATTGCTCGTTGCCGGCGACGGTCCCGAACGCGAGCGCCTCGAGCGATTGGCCGGCGACAACATCGAGTTTCTCGGTTACGTCGACGAGGCCGAGAAACGACGTCTGCTGTCGGGCGCGAAGGCCTTCGTGTTCAACGGCCGCGACGAAGACTTCGGGATCGCCCCGGTCGAAGCGCTGGCGGCCGGCACGCCGCTGCTCGGCGTCGAGGAAGGAATGACACAGTTCCAGGTCGTCGACGGGAGGAACGGCTACTGTCACACGCGAGCTGGCGAAGCCGGGCCCTCGCTGGCCGAGACGATTCGCCGGTTCGAGACGGAGGGGGTCGAGTGGTCGCCGGCTGAGATTGCCGCCTTCGCCGACCGGTTCTCCGTGGATGCGTTCCACGAGGGGATGCGGGAGGCAGTCGATACCGCGGTTGCGAGCGCCGCTATCACGCCCGATTGGTACGAGTCGTACGAAACCGGCGATTGA
- a CDS encoding IS5-like element ISNpe16 family transposase, whose amino-acid sequence MSPATLQDNPTVETFFNAVETETLALFEHLSFEFLEEFDVFAPAETGRTRDHEPPEMMRGFLHCYYKDIYGIRPVARELNNTVVWLSCGFDRPPSRDAVDRFLTDLEHVIDEIFDHLVEQAALRGLLDLTYSIDSTDVRTMPADQDASKCYDPTAEEYYYGYGCTIVSTGSKIPIAAEFTESKQAPEETAMRVTRDALAVDTPIWMLGDSAYDTLDWHDYLLTAGVVPIAPYNARNTDDPLDIEYRVEDRIKEHSKDVKLKQSTLDETYNRRTGVERTNDAVKDCGLGHVHARGRVHARAQVFLSLCLRLVIAITNYERGDNPGSTIITV is encoded by the coding sequence ATGAGCCCAGCGACCCTGCAAGATAATCCTACGGTAGAGACGTTCTTCAATGCCGTGGAGACGGAGACGCTAGCGCTGTTCGAGCATCTCTCCTTCGAGTTTCTCGAAGAATTCGACGTGTTCGCCCCGGCGGAGACGGGGCGAACACGAGACCACGAACCACCCGAGATGATGCGTGGGTTTCTGCACTGCTACTACAAGGATATCTACGGCATTCGTCCGGTTGCGCGAGAACTGAACAACACAGTCGTCTGGCTCAGCTGTGGCTTCGATCGACCGCCGTCGAGAGACGCGGTCGATCGTTTCCTCACCGATCTCGAACACGTCATCGACGAGATTTTCGACCACCTCGTCGAGCAGGCCGCCTTGCGGGGCCTGCTCGACTTGACCTACTCGATTGATTCGACAGACGTGAGAACGATGCCAGCCGATCAAGACGCGTCGAAATGCTACGATCCAACGGCTGAAGAGTACTACTACGGCTACGGCTGCACGATCGTTTCGACTGGTTCAAAGATCCCGATTGCAGCGGAATTCACCGAGAGCAAACAAGCGCCAGAAGAGACGGCGATGCGCGTCACGCGTGACGCGCTCGCCGTCGACACTCCGATCTGGATGCTTGGAGACAGCGCCTATGACACACTCGATTGGCACGACTACCTGCTGACCGCAGGAGTCGTGCCAATCGCCCCGTACAACGCACGCAACACCGACGATCCACTGGACATAGAGTACAGGGTCGAAGACCGTATCAAAGAACACAGCAAGGACGTGAAGTTGAAGCAATCGACGTTAGATGAGACGTACAACCGCCGGACAGGCGTCGAACGAACTAACGACGCAGTCAAGGACTGCGGCCTCGGGCACGTCCACGCCCGAGGCCGCGTCCATGCACGAGCACAAGTGTTCCTGTCGTTGTGTCTGCGTCTCGTTATTGCGATCACCAACTACGAACGAGGAGATAATCCGGGAAGCACGATCATCACGGTGTGA
- a CDS encoding oligosaccharyl transferase, archaeosortase A system-associated, which yields MSMDTEHVDEGAETSTLEAWRDWYHIPIVGVVMLFMVWVRTQMYDRFVTDGGQPALSGIDSWYHWRTINWTAENYPHTMPYEVWTGFPSGNYVGQFGTLFDQLIVTVAMIVGLGDPSPETLYTVSLLAVPVMAALVAIPVFYAGRRLGGTIGGIVSILVLALAPGTFLRRSLVGQLDHHVGEVLFMAIAVLAMMVALRVAERDKPIYELVVDRDWDTLRSPLVYSTLAGIAMTLYIWVWPSAVLLIGIFGLFFTVQLCVDYLRGVSPDHVAFVGAVSLGVTGLLSILLIERPGSTGSTSLGLLQPLAAFLVAAGCVFMAWLAREWNNRDLERQYYPVAIAGLLGVIGVGAWLVLPGLFDTIVGNAVRRVLPIGGTATDLTIGEAKPPDQFLSHVFDEFGAAFYTMVAGLVLLVVRPLLGREYRAEYTLVIVWSLFLTSMAATQLRFAYYLVLAVAVVNAAFVADVVRLFDLDIRGGIESLRSIETYQVVVVILVVLLLFAPLLPPLASGTAWGNAEGAQPHPDAMAWEESNEWLAENTPAPGNYGGSNNADKLDYYGSYTPEDGDYEYPDGAYGVMSWWDYGHLITTQGERIPHSNPFQQNARSSSEFLTAQSEAEAELILDGIAAGEPVVNRSTEELEGAVGNDSQEGEGIRYVMIDDQMAGGKFSAITAWSGPDYSAYVQSEQFQAGNSSIQLPSGNEVYENTTTASLYRQDAAGMEHYRLVHESDDYAIVGGMQVGNQRLPHYSLPISRYNRATGQDLDTGWSNQTAAIQQQLAQARSSDQVYQQLGVPMWDAHVESRVKTYERVAGATITGSVDAESIDADNATAVVSVPLETGTGRTFSYRQTADVDADGSFEVTVPYATNDELGVEDGYTDSSVEALGNYTVRAIAPSGNETVQYGGETTVPEPAVVDGESVDVSLEEIETDTGNESNETAGNETAGDGTDDGESTDDGTTDDGSTDNETSAAVAPIAAEPAT from the coding sequence ATGAGTATGGACACCGAACACGTCGATGAAGGAGCAGAAACCTCCACCCTCGAGGCGTGGCGAGACTGGTATCATATCCCCATCGTCGGGGTCGTGATGCTGTTTATGGTCTGGGTCCGAACCCAGATGTACGACCGGTTCGTCACGGACGGCGGACAGCCCGCGCTGTCCGGTATCGACTCGTGGTATCACTGGCGAACGATCAACTGGACTGCCGAAAACTACCCGCACACGATGCCCTACGAGGTCTGGACCGGGTTCCCGTCCGGCAACTACGTGGGCCAGTTCGGGACGCTGTTCGACCAACTCATCGTCACGGTAGCGATGATCGTCGGCCTCGGTGATCCGTCACCCGAGACCCTGTATACGGTTTCGCTGCTTGCGGTTCCGGTCATGGCCGCGCTCGTCGCGATCCCGGTCTTCTACGCCGGGCGGCGACTCGGCGGGACGATCGGCGGCATCGTTTCGATTCTCGTCCTCGCGCTCGCTCCCGGGACCTTCCTTCGGCGCTCGTTGGTGGGGCAGCTCGACCACCACGTCGGCGAGGTGCTGTTCATGGCGATCGCAGTCCTGGCGATGATGGTCGCGTTGCGCGTGGCCGAACGGGACAAGCCGATCTACGAACTCGTCGTCGACCGCGACTGGGACACCCTCCGGTCCCCACTCGTCTACAGCACACTCGCGGGGATTGCGATGACCTTGTATATCTGGGTCTGGCCGTCGGCGGTTCTTCTGATCGGGATCTTCGGCCTCTTCTTTACCGTACAGCTCTGTGTCGATTATCTCCGGGGCGTTTCGCCCGACCACGTCGCCTTCGTCGGGGCAGTAAGCCTTGGCGTCACGGGGCTGTTGTCGATCCTGTTGATCGAACGGCCCGGCAGTACGGGGTCGACGTCGTTAGGCCTCCTCCAGCCACTCGCCGCTTTCCTCGTGGCCGCCGGCTGCGTGTTCATGGCGTGGCTCGCCCGTGAGTGGAACAACCGTGATCTCGAGCGCCAGTACTACCCCGTCGCCATCGCCGGCCTCCTCGGTGTGATCGGAGTGGGGGCGTGGCTCGTCCTGCCCGGCCTGTTCGATACGATCGTCGGCAACGCGGTGCGCCGGGTTCTCCCGATCGGCGGGACGGCAACGGACCTCACGATCGGTGAGGCCAAGCCACCGGATCAGTTCCTCTCTCACGTCTTCGACGAGTTCGGTGCCGCGTTCTACACGATGGTCGCGGGGCTCGTGTTGCTCGTCGTGCGGCCACTTCTCGGCCGCGAGTATCGCGCCGAGTATACGCTGGTGATCGTCTGGTCGCTGTTCCTGACCAGTATGGCGGCCACACAGCTTCGGTTTGCGTACTACCTCGTTCTCGCTGTCGCGGTCGTTAACGCCGCGTTCGTCGCGGACGTGGTTCGGCTGTTCGATCTCGATATCAGGGGCGGCATCGAATCGCTCAGGTCGATCGAGACCTATCAGGTGGTCGTCGTCATCCTCGTGGTCTTGTTACTGTTTGCGCCGTTGTTACCGCCGCTGGCATCGGGAACGGCCTGGGGGAACGCCGAGGGCGCTCAACCGCACCCCGACGCGATGGCCTGGGAGGAGTCCAACGAGTGGCTCGCGGAGAACACGCCGGCACCGGGTAACTACGGCGGTTCGAACAACGCCGATAAGCTCGACTACTACGGGAGCTACACCCCAGAGGACGGTGATTACGAGTATCCCGACGGGGCCTACGGCGTCATGTCGTGGTGGGACTACGGCCACCTGATAACGACCCAGGGCGAACGGATCCCCCATTCGAACCCGTTCCAGCAGAACGCGCGGTCGTCTTCCGAGTTCCTGACTGCCCAGTCCGAGGCGGAAGCGGAACTGATCCTCGATGGGATCGCCGCCGGTGAACCCGTCGTGAATCGATCGACCGAGGAACTCGAGGGAGCCGTCGGCAACGACTCTCAGGAGGGCGAAGGGATACGATACGTGATGATCGACGACCAGATGGCCGGCGGGAAGTTCAGTGCGATCACGGCGTGGTCCGGGCCCGATTACAGCGCGTACGTTCAGAGCGAACAGTTCCAAGCTGGAAACAGCTCGATCCAGCTTCCGAGCGGGAACGAGGTCTACGAGAACACGACGACCGCGTCGCTGTATCGGCAGGACGCGGCCGGCATGGAACACTATCGGCTGGTCCACGAGAGCGACGACTACGCGATCGTCGGCGGGATGCAGGTGGGCAATCAGCGACTCCCCCACTACTCCCTGCCGATTAGCCGGTACAACCGGGCGACCGGACAGGACCTCGACACCGGCTGGAGCAACCAGACGGCAGCGATTCAGCAACAGCTCGCACAGGCCCGAAGCAGCGACCAGGTGTATCAGCAACTCGGCGTTCCGATGTGGGACGCCCACGTCGAGTCGAGAGTCAAGACCTACGAACGCGTCGCGGGCGCGACGATCACCGGTAGCGTCGACGCCGAGTCGATCGACGCCGACAACGCCACGGCCGTAGTCAGCGTCCCGCTCGAGACCGGCACCGGACGGACGTTCTCCTACAGACAGACCGCCGACGTGGACGCGGACGGCAGCTTCGAGGTGACCGTCCCGTACGCGACGAACGACGAACTCGGCGTCGAGGACGGCTACACCGACAGCAGCGTCGAGGCGCTGGGCAACTACACCGTTCGAGCGATCGCGCCGTCCGGCAACGAGACCGTCCAGTACGGCGGCGAAACGACGGTTCCGGAGCCGGCCGTCGTCGACGGCGAGTCGGTCGATGTCTCCCTCGAGGAGATCGAGACCGACACGGGCAACGAGAGCAACGAAACCGCTGGGAACGAAACCGCTGGCGACGGAACGGACGACGGCGAATCGACCGACGACGGCACGACTGACGACGGATCGACGGACAACGAGACGTCGGCGGCCGTCGCGCCGATCGCCGCCGAGCCGGCGACCTGA
- a CDS encoding glycosyltransferase family 61 protein: MKGIYKKHIESISKKAGVHSVVEDYYNTLLGSISDKAILTREELRNRADSVYTFSSPETVCVSSADEFSDHYTYGDSHHFKQPFIAEIRGGRVLNGSGICTTENYQPILDSDKSVKYELVWRISLRKLLVKSIKNKLNEENNRYDHNTVVPFTSTVRTENESVNYFVWVHNYITKIQGIEKYSQITGREPKILLPKNSPSWMIESLRLFGYDNDLVFWNPEDELRIRRLVIPSNRRGEKLTNNRTMDHKILSPIACEWLRKEAEKCLEIPKAEYPSKVFISRGDANRRELENRDEILNHLRDRGFVSYELTDLTFQEQVSLFSQADQVVGVHGAGLINLIFSSQCSLTEIFGDQFVPTYFLLAQSLGLGYNAILGESTREKDTPPRHQNIKLDPEQLSIIPS, encoded by the coding sequence ATGAAAGGGATTTATAAAAAGCATATAGAGAGTATTTCAAAAAAGGCGGGTGTTCACTCAGTCGTAGAAGACTACTACAACACTCTTCTTGGGAGCATCTCTGATAAAGCGATCCTAACCCGTGAAGAATTGCGGAACCGTGCAGACAGCGTGTATACGTTTTCTTCACCAGAAACAGTCTGCGTGAGTTCAGCGGATGAATTTTCAGACCATTATACATATGGTGACTCACATCATTTTAAACAACCATTTATAGCAGAAATCAGAGGGGGTCGAGTATTGAACGGGTCAGGCATCTGTACAACAGAAAATTATCAGCCTATTCTAGACTCTGATAAATCGGTTAAATACGAACTAGTTTGGCGGATATCGCTTAGAAAGTTACTCGTTAAGAGCATCAAAAATAAACTGAACGAAGAAAACAATCGCTATGATCATAATACGGTCGTTCCATTCACATCCACAGTAAGAACAGAGAATGAGTCTGTGAACTATTTTGTATGGGTACATAATTATATAACGAAAATACAGGGTATAGAGAAATATAGTCAGATAACAGGGAGAGAGCCGAAAATTCTCCTGCCTAAAAACTCTCCCTCTTGGATGATTGAATCCCTGAGACTGTTTGGATATGATAACGATCTCGTATTTTGGAATCCGGAAGATGAGTTGAGAATACGACGGCTAGTGATACCATCAAATCGTCGAGGAGAGAAGCTGACAAATAACAGGACTATGGATCATAAAATTCTCTCTCCTATAGCATGTGAGTGGCTTCGTAAAGAAGCTGAGAAATGCCTTGAAATACCAAAGGCAGAATACCCATCAAAGGTGTTCATATCACGCGGTGACGCCAATCGGCGAGAACTCGAGAATAGAGATGAAATCCTCAATCATCTTCGCGATCGGGGATTCGTATCATATGAGTTGACAGATTTAACGTTCCAAGAACAAGTTTCGCTGTTTTCGCAGGCAGATCAAGTAGTCGGTGTACATGGTGCAGGACTCATCAATTTGATCTTTTCTTCACAATGCTCACTCACAGAAATTTTTGGAGACCAGTTTGTCCCGACGTACTTCTTACTGGCACAATCACTTGGACTCGGATATAACGCAATATTAGGGGAGTCTACTAGAGAAAAAGATACTCCCCCTCGTCATCAGAATATCAAACTTGATCCGGAGCAACTATCGATCATCCCTAGCTAG
- a CDS encoding glycosyltransferase family 4 protein, protein MTRLALVTPRYPPTHAGGGEISARLLAEQLHARDAVDEVVVYSFDGKSTETVGGVPVFRLADVPQYPYSLPNEIAYRKLRAVGPDPDVIHAYNMHLHPAVGRLSAALDVPAVATLNAYPLVDWAEVNVTPSFKRRLYERTLLRLERPRLLDQLQNIDLFLPLSSAVEQVYRNNGLDSANYEVIPNMLDPSFSVPDDGSEETDRVRLLYVGYLRDTKGVRYLIDAMDQLPEQVELTVVGDGPERDALTERAAGTAAADRIEFTGSVPYEKVTRAYADADVFVHPGVWPEPFGRTILEAMQAGLPVVATDIGGPADTIPQSELLATPGDPASLSESIEYAAANRDRIGRENRQFVDDRYHPDVVVPQFHEVYERVLRD, encoded by the coding sequence ATGACACGACTTGCCCTCGTCACCCCACGATACCCGCCGACCCACGCCGGCGGCGGCGAGATCAGCGCTCGCTTGCTCGCCGAACAACTCCACGCTCGAGACGCCGTCGACGAAGTCGTCGTCTACTCGTTCGACGGCAAATCGACGGAGACGGTTGGAGGGGTTCCGGTCTTCCGGCTCGCGGACGTTCCCCAGTATCCCTACAGCCTGCCGAACGAGATCGCCTACCGGAAGCTCAGGGCGGTCGGGCCGGACCCCGACGTAATTCACGCGTACAACATGCACCTCCATCCTGCCGTGGGACGGCTCTCCGCGGCGCTCGACGTTCCCGCGGTGGCGACGCTGAACGCGTACCCACTCGTCGACTGGGCCGAGGTGAACGTGACCCCCTCGTTCAAGCGTCGACTGTACGAGCGGACGCTGTTGCGTCTCGAACGGCCCCGCCTGCTGGATCAGCTGCAAAACATCGACCTGTTCCTGCCACTCAGCAGTGCCGTCGAGCAAGTCTACCGAAACAACGGCCTCGACAGCGCCAATTACGAGGTAATCCCGAACATGCTCGATCCGTCGTTTTCCGTCCCGGACGATGGCTCCGAAGAGACCGACCGGGTCCGGTTACTGTACGTCGGCTATCTTCGGGACACGAAAGGCGTTCGGTATCTGATCGATGCGATGGACCAGCTCCCCGAGCAGGTCGAACTGACGGTCGTCGGCGACGGCCCGGAGCGGGACGCCCTGACGGAGCGGGCCGCGGGTACCGCCGCGGCCGACAGAATCGAGTTCACCGGTTCGGTCCCCTATGAGAAAGTCACACGGGCGTACGCTGACGCGGACGTGTTCGTCCACCCCGGCGTCTGGCCGGAGCCGTTCGGCAGGACGATCCTCGAGGCGATGCAGGCCGGGTTGCCCGTCGTCGCAACCGATATCGGCGGCCCGGCCGACACCATCCCGCAGTCGGAACTGCTGGCGACGCCCGGTGATCCGGCGAGCCTGAGCGAGAGCATCGAATACGCCGCTGCAAACCGCGACCGGATCGGCCGGGAGAATCGCCAGTTCGTCGACGACCGGTATCACCCCGACGTCGTCGTGCCGCAGTTTCATGAGGTCTACGAGCGAGTCCTGCGTGACTGA
- a CDS encoding DUF368 domain-containing protein, giving the protein MRELFAVYLKGFSMGSADVVPGVSGATIALILGIYDRLIRAITTIDPRTFRSAWRLHDPAQRAALRAELERIDAGFLAALGLGIATAIVVLSRVLHTAVTEYPVPTYGFFFGLIGASAIVLYGEISRWTGRRLAVSIAGIAIAAAITGVTATGVSHGPVMVVLAGAIAVCAMILPGISGAFFLLLLGQYEFMTASLTAFVDGLLGLAGGGTAGSVVESGTVVALYLLGTVIGLFTMAHVVRRALESYRAATLAFLVSLMVGALRLPATEIATNVGSEPTATLPIAVAAGAVGVVAVLLANRYTSGLEYDDPAG; this is encoded by the coding sequence ATGCGGGAGCTTTTCGCCGTCTACTTGAAGGGGTTCTCCATGGGATCTGCCGACGTCGTCCCCGGCGTTTCGGGCGCGACGATCGCACTGATTCTCGGGATCTACGATCGGTTGATTCGGGCGATCACGACGATCGATCCCCGAACGTTTCGATCGGCGTGGCGGCTCCACGATCCAGCCCAGCGGGCGGCCCTACGAGCCGAACTCGAGCGGATCGACGCCGGCTTTCTGGCGGCGCTCGGACTGGGGATCGCGACGGCGATCGTGGTGTTGTCGCGGGTATTACACACTGCGGTAACCGAGTATCCGGTGCCGACCTACGGTTTTTTCTTCGGACTGATCGGTGCGTCGGCGATCGTGTTGTACGGCGAGATCAGCCGCTGGACCGGCCGGCGACTCGCCGTCTCGATCGCGGGGATCGCGATCGCCGCCGCGATCACGGGTGTGACTGCGACCGGCGTCTCACACGGGCCGGTGATGGTCGTCCTCGCGGGCGCGATCGCGGTCTGTGCGATGATCCTCCCGGGGATCTCCGGGGCCTTCTTCCTGCTGCTACTGGGTCAGTACGAGTTCATGACTGCATCGCTGACCGCGTTCGTCGACGGCCTGCTCGGGCTGGCCGGCGGCGGGACCGCCGGGTCGGTCGTCGAGTCGGGGACCGTCGTCGCGCTGTACTTGCTCGGGACGGTGATCGGCCTGTTTACGATGGCACACGTCGTTCGACGCGCGCTCGAGTCCTACCGGGCAGCGACGCTTGCTTTTCTGGTGAGTTTGATGGTCGGGGCGTTGCGCCTGCCGGCGACCGAGATAGCGACCAACGTCGGCTCGGAACCGACCGCGACACTGCCGATTGCGGTGGCGGCGGGGGCCGTCGGCGTCGTCGCCGTTCTGCTGGCGAACCGATACACAAGCGGACTCGAGTACGACGACCCTGCCGGCTAG